DNA from Thermoanaerobaculia bacterium:
CCGCGACGCCGGAGCGCCGGTCGCGATCGGGTCGCGCGCCCTCGACGAGGCGACCGTCCGGAGGCGGCAGGCGTGGTACCGGCGGGCCCTGGGAAAGCTCTTCAACCGCGTCGTGCGGGCGCTTTCCGTCCCCGGAATCCGCGACACGCAGTGCGGCTTCAAGCTGTTCGACGGCGACGTCGCCCGCGAGCTCTTCGCCGCGGCCCGGATCGACCGCTTCGCGTGGGACGTCGAGATCCTCGCGCTCGCCCGCGCGCGGGGCCTTCGGATCGCGGAGGTCCCGGTCCTCTGGTTCAACTCCCCCGAATCGAAGGTATCGGTCGTGCGCGACCTGATCCCCACGATGCGGGACCTGATCCGCATCCGCCTCCGGGTCGGGAAATAGGCGGCGGACGCCGGGCCGGCCCGGCGCGCCCGCTTCGCGTCCGGCTCACCCGACGTGATAGGTCGAGCCGACGGGCGTCAGCCCGACCGTCTCCTTCGCCTCCAGCTTTTCCCGCAGCTTCTCGAACTGACGCACCGCCTTCTGCGTGTAGATCCGGCCGGCGCACGTCAGGCAGACCTCCGCCTGCACCTTCAGCACCGCGGTG
Protein-coding regions in this window:
- a CDS encoding dolichyl-phosphate beta-glucosyltransferase, whose translation is MNVSLVVPAFNEERRLPATLARIGEYLRGAGESQWEIVVVDDGSSDRTAEAARAAAPAAGAPVEVVVLPRNRGKGAAIREGVARTRGERVLVSDADLSTPIEEWRRLRDAGAPVAIGSRALDEATVRRRQAWYRRALGKLFNRVVRALSVPGIRDTQCGFKLFDGDVARELFAAARIDRFAWDVEILALARARGLRIAEVPVLWFNSPESKVSVVRDLIPTMRDLIRIRLRVGK